In Tsuneonella sp. CC-YZS046, the genomic window TAGTGCGAACCGTGGCAGGGGCAGAAATAGCCGCCGAATTCACCCTTCGGCTCGCCTTCGCCCGCGCCGAGCGGAACGCAGCCGAGATGGGTGCAGACGCCCATCGTTATCAGCCAGTTCTCGCGCCCTTCCTTGGTGCGTTCCGCCAGGGTCTGGGGATCGCGCAGGGAGGAAGCCGGCACGGCATTGGCCTCCGAGATTTCCTTCGGGGTCAGATTGCGGATGAACACCGGCTGCTTGCGGAAAATGCCCTTGATCGCCTGTCCCGGCTGGATCGAGGAAATATCCATTTCAACCGTGCTCTCGGCCAGCACATCGGCCGATGGAGACATCTGGCTGATCAGCGGGATCAGGGTGGCGATACCGCCGACACCCGCCGCGCTTACCGCCGCGATATTGATGAAATCACGCCGCCTTACGCCTTCGCCCGCCAGTTCCGCGAGTCCCTCGGCGGTTGCGGTGCCAGTATTTTCTGCCATCAGCCCTGCCTTGCACTGCCGGTTCTGCCCCGCCTGAACGACGGGCGAAGCCGGAAAAATCTAAACAGTCGCGCCCGGAGGTGCCCCCCAATGCAATGATCGGCACGGGTTTACCCTCGCCGATGCCGACTTGGGCGGGCTGATAGACGCAAGGTGGCCGATTGCCAACAGGCTTTTTGGCGCATTCGGGCCAAGTTCATGCCGCAAGCCCGATCAGCGAGAATTGACGTCCGTAATTCCCTTCTCCGCGATGCGTCGCGCGGCGATAGGAGAAGAACCTTTCCTCGTCCGCATAGGTATCCAGCCCGAGCCGCTCCACGCCGCCAACCCCCGCGTCGGCAAGGCGCCGGGCGACGAATCCCTCGAGGTCGAACTGGTAATGACCCGCCCGCCCCGGAGCGAAGAACTCTTGGTCGCCCGGCCCGAACCGCTCGCGGAAATCCTGCCCCACCTCGTAGCTCGCCTGCGCGATGCAAGGCCCGATCGCGGCCACGATCCCGTCGCGCCGCGCCCCCAGCGCCTCCATCGCGGCCACCGCCGATTCGATCACGCCGCCCCGCGCGCCCTTCCAGCCGGCATGGGCCGCGCCCACCACCCCGGCTGCGCGATCCGCCAGCAGCACCGGCGCGCAATCGGCCGTCACTATGCCCAGAACCAGCCCGCGCCGCCGGGTGACGAGCGCATCGGCCCGGGGCCGGGCATCCTCGCTCCAGGGTTCATCGACGATCGCCGCATCGGGCGAATGCACCTGATAGACCGTCACCAACCGCGCGCCGGGCAGGACGGCCCGCGCCGCACGGCGGCGATTCTCCATGACCGCTTCCCCATCATCGCCCGATCCCAGTCCGACATTGAGGCCCGCCGCGATTCCGCTGGAAACGCCCCCGCGCCGGGTGAGAAATCCATGCGGAAGCCCGGACAATATCGCCGCGCCGATCGCTTCGGGCATGTCAGCCAAGGCTGCGCATCACCTGTTCGTAGGTGTCGCGGGAAAGCCGGTCCACTCTGGATATGCGTTCCAGCTGCGCGCGCATCAGAGCCGAGCGGGCCGGCTCGATCCGGCGCCAGCGCCCCAGCGGCGGAACGAAACGGGCGGCTGTCTGCGCGTTGATCGGATCGAGATCGACGATCAGGTCCGCGATCATGCGATAGCCTTCGCCATCGGCGCTGTGGAAGGCATGGGGATTGGCGGCGAAGGCCATGTAGAGCGAACGCACCCGGTTGGGATTGTTCAGCGTGAAATCGGGATGCCGGGCCAGCGCCTTCACATGCTCCAGCACATTCGGATGAAGCGACGCCGCCTGGATCGAGAACCATTTGTCGATGACCAACGCATTGCCGTCATAGCGGGCGCGGAAATCGGCCAGCAACTCCTCGCGTTCCGGCGCATCGAGGCCCGCCAGCACCATCAGCGCGCCCTGCCGGTCGGTCATGTTGTCGGCCGCGCGATACTGGGCGGCGGCGAGGCCGGCGGCAAGGGCAGGATCGCCCGCGGCCAGATAGACCAGGGCCTGGGTCCTGATCTTGCGCGCGCCGCGCGCCGCCGCATCCCGGCCGAAGCCCGCTTCGCCGGCGCGCTGGTGAAGCGCGAAGAACCTTTCCTTCAGATTCGCGCCGAGCCAGGCCTTCAGCCCTTCGCGCGCGCCGTGAATCGCACCGGGATCGGCGATCAGCAGCTGTTCGGCGAGATAGGCCTCGCCGGGCAGGATCATCAATTCGCCGCGCATCAGATCGTCGAGAGCGGGGTCCTCGAGGATGGCCGCCAGCGCATCGCCCACGGCGGCGCGGCCGCTCGCGCCGTCGCCGCCATCTATCACCGCGGTCAGATGCTGGACGACCAGGCTCTGCATCGCCTCGTAGCGGGCGAAGGGATCGTCGTCATGGGCGGCAAGGAATACCAGATCCGCCTCCGGGACATGGCGCTCCACCGCGACCGGCGCGGAAAAGCCGCGATTGATCGACAGCACGGGCGGCTGCGCGAAGCCGTCGAAGGTGTAGCCGCGCTCCTCCGCATCCAGCACGACCAGCTGCTCGCCCCGATGGCTTCCGCTCTCGCGGTCGAACAGGGCGAGCCGCAGGGGAATCGGCATGGGCCGCTTCTCCGCCTGCCCTGGCGTCGCCGGGACCGCCTGCGCCAGCGTGAGCACTGCCTTGCCGCCGCCATGCTCCAGCTTCACCGTGAGTTTCGGAGTGCCGGCCTGCGCATACCACAGGCGGAATTGCGAAAGATCCAGCCCCGCGCCGTCCTCGATCGCGCGGATGAAATCCTCGCAGGTCGCGGCCTGGCCGTCATGCCGCTCGAAATAGAGGTCGCAGCCTTTGCGGAAGGCGTCCGGCCCGGCCATGGTCCGCATCATGCGGATCACCTCCGCGCCCTTGTTGTAGACCGTGGCGGTGTAGAAATTGGAGATTTCCTGATAGCTGTCGGGCCGGATCGGATGGGCCAGCGGGCCGCTGTCCTCCGGGAACTGGGCGGAACGCAGGATGCGCACATCCTCGATCCGCTTCACGCTTGCCGAGCCCATGTCCTGGCTGAACAGCTGGTCGCGCAGCACGGTGAAGCCTTCCTTCAGGCTGAGCTGGAACCAGTCCCGGCAGGTCACGCGATTGCCCGACCAGTTATGGAAATACTCGTGAGCGATCACGCTCTCCACCGCATCGTAATCGCCGTCGGTCGCGGTTTCCGGGTCGGCCAGCACATAGCGGGTGTTGAAGATGTTGAGGCCCTTGTTCTCCATCGCGCCCATGTTGAAATCGGACACGGCGACGATGTTGAACGTGTCGAGATCATATTCGCGGCCGAACGTCTCCTCATCCCATTTCATGCTGTTCTTCAGCGATTGCATGGCGTGGCCGGTGCGTTCCAGATCGCCGTCCCGCACCCAGATGGCGAGATCGACCCTGCGCCCGCCGCAGGTGACGAAGCTGTCGCGATTGGCGACGAGATCGCCCGCCACCAATGCGAAGAGGTAGCACGGCTTGGGCCAGGGATCGTGCCATTCGGCCCAGTGCGTGCCATCGCCGGGATCGCCCGACGCGGCGAGGTTGCCATTGGACAGCAGGATCGGGAACAGCCCCTTGTCCCCGCTCATCCGCACTCTGTAGGTGCTGAGCACGTCCGGACGGTCGGGAAAGAAGGCGATTCGCCGGAAGCCTTCGGCCTCGCACTGGGTGCATAGCATCCCGTTGGAAGCATAGAGGCCCATCAACTGGCTGTTGGCCGCGGGCTCGATCTCCGTCACCACCGTGATTTCATGGGCCGCGCCGGGCAGGGTGATGAGCAGGTCCGCCCCATCCATCGTCCAGCTGTTGTTCGGCTCGCCATCCACCCGGACCGAAAGCGGCGTGAGGCCGTCGCCATTCAGGCGAATGACCGGATCGCTTGCGCCATCGGGATTGCGCGCGACCTCCAGCACGGCCGACACGCGGGTGCGCTGCAGCCCCAGCGCGAAATCCAGCGATACCCTGGGCACCAGCCAGGCCGGCGGAAGATAATCCTCCCGCCGGATGATGCGCGGCGCCTGCGGAGCGGCAGCAGCGTCGGCCTGCTCCGGATTTCCCTGGGGCACGGTAGGGTCTTGCACGATATCCATAGGATTCCTGTCTTAGGTTCTTTCGCCGGGCCGTCCAGTGGCTACAACGCCGGCATGGCGCATATGTTCATTTTCGGGCTGGGCTATGCCGCGAGCCATATCGCCGCCCATCTGCGCCAGTCAGGCTGGACGCTCGACGCGACGGGACGACACGGCAATCTGGATTTCGCCGATGCCGCCGCGATCCGATCCGCATTGCGCCGGGCCAGCCATGTGCTGTCGTCAGTGCCGCCGGGCGAGGATGGCGATCCGGTGCTGGATGCGCATGGCGCGGATCTTGGCGGCAAATGGCTGGGCTATCTCTCTTCCACCGGGGTCTATGGCGACACCGGCGGAGCCTGGGTGGACGAAAGCGCGCAGATCGGCGGCGGCAGGCGCTCCGCCCGCGCGCAAGCCGATGCGGGCTGGCTGGAGCTGGGCGCGCGCGTGTTCCGCCTGCCCGGCATCTACGGGCCGGGGCGCAGCGCGCTGAAACGGGTGCGGGAAGGCCGCGCCCACCGGATCGACCTGCCGGCCCAGGTCTTCAGCCGGGTGCATGTGGAGGACATCGCCAGTGGCGTCATGGCCGCGCTCGACCGCCCCGCGCCGCCCGGCGCCTACAATCTGGCGGATGACCTGCCCTGCGGCCAGAACCGCGTGATCGAGGAGGCCTGCCGCCTGACCGGCGCCCCGGTGCCGCCGCTGCGGTCGCTCGACGAGGCCGGACTTTCGCCCATGGCCCGCGCTTTCTATGCCGAGAACCGCCGCGTGGCCAACGGCAAGGCCGAACGAATCCTTGGCTGGCGGCCGCGCCACCCTACATACCGGGAAGGTCTGCAAGCGGTTCTGGCCGCGGAAAGGGAACAGGCAGGACGATGAGCGAGACAGTCGAGATCACCCATCACACCGACGGGAATGGCGGCGAATACCGTGCGATCGTGCCCGGCAGCGAGTATTTCGGCCGGATGACCTGGCGCAAGGCCGGGGATGCCCGGCTGGTGGATCACACCATCGTGCCGCCCGAGATCGGCGGACGCGGCATCGCGGCGCAGCTGGTCGAGGCGCTCATCGCGGATGCGCGGGAGCAGGGATTCAGGATCATCCCCCAATGCAGCTATGTCGCGGCGGCCTTCCGCCGCCAT contains:
- the petA gene encoding ubiquinol-cytochrome c reductase iron-sulfur subunit — encoded protein: MAENTGTATAEGLAELAGEGVRRRDFINIAAVSAAGVGGIATLIPLISQMSPSADVLAESTVEMDISSIQPGQAIKGIFRKQPVFIRNLTPKEISEANAVPASSLRDPQTLAERTKEGRENWLITMGVCTHLGCVPLGAGEGEPKGEFGGYFCPCHGSHYDTAARIRKGPAPLNLEVPEYEFTSDTVVKIG
- the pgeF gene encoding peptidoglycan editing factor PgeF, which produces MPEAIGAAILSGLPHGFLTRRGGVSSGIAAGLNVGLGSGDDGEAVMENRRRAARAVLPGARLVTVYQVHSPDAAIVDEPWSEDARPRADALVTRRRGLVLGIVTADCAPVLLADRAAGVVGAAHAGWKGARGGVIESAVAAMEALGARRDGIVAAIGPCIAQASYEVGQDFRERFGPGDQEFFAPGRAGHYQFDLEGFVARRLADAGVGGVERLGLDTYADEERFFSYRRATHRGEGNYGRQFSLIGLAA
- the pepN gene encoding aminopeptidase N encodes the protein MDIVQDPTVPQGNPEQADAAAAPQAPRIIRREDYLPPAWLVPRVSLDFALGLQRTRVSAVLEVARNPDGASDPVIRLNGDGLTPLSVRVDGEPNNSWTMDGADLLITLPGAAHEITVVTEIEPAANSQLMGLYASNGMLCTQCEAEGFRRIAFFPDRPDVLSTYRVRMSGDKGLFPILLSNGNLAASGDPGDGTHWAEWHDPWPKPCYLFALVAGDLVANRDSFVTCGGRRVDLAIWVRDGDLERTGHAMQSLKNSMKWDEETFGREYDLDTFNIVAVSDFNMGAMENKGLNIFNTRYVLADPETATDGDYDAVESVIAHEYFHNWSGNRVTCRDWFQLSLKEGFTVLRDQLFSQDMGSASVKRIEDVRILRSAQFPEDSGPLAHPIRPDSYQEISNFYTATVYNKGAEVIRMMRTMAGPDAFRKGCDLYFERHDGQAATCEDFIRAIEDGAGLDLSQFRLWYAQAGTPKLTVKLEHGGGKAVLTLAQAVPATPGQAEKRPMPIPLRLALFDRESGSHRGEQLVVLDAEERGYTFDGFAQPPVLSINRGFSAPVAVERHVPEADLVFLAAHDDDPFARYEAMQSLVVQHLTAVIDGGDGASGRAAVGDALAAILEDPALDDLMRGELMILPGEAYLAEQLLIADPGAIHGAREGLKAWLGANLKERFFALHQRAGEAGFGRDAAARGARKIRTQALVYLAAGDPALAAGLAAAQYRAADNMTDRQGALMVLAGLDAPEREELLADFRARYDGNALVIDKWFSIQAASLHPNVLEHVKALARHPDFTLNNPNRVRSLYMAFAANPHAFHSADGEGYRMIADLIVDLDPINAQTAARFVPPLGRWRRIEPARSALMRAQLERISRVDRLSRDTYEQVMRSLG
- a CDS encoding SDR family NAD(P)-dependent oxidoreductase, with the protein product MAHMFIFGLGYAASHIAAHLRQSGWTLDATGRHGNLDFADAAAIRSALRRASHVLSSVPPGEDGDPVLDAHGADLGGKWLGYLSSTGVYGDTGGAWVDESAQIGGGRRSARAQADAGWLELGARVFRLPGIYGPGRSALKRVREGRAHRIDLPAQVFSRVHVEDIASGVMAALDRPAPPGAYNLADDLPCGQNRVIEEACRLTGAPVPPLRSLDEAGLSPMARAFYAENRRVANGKAERILGWRPRHPTYREGLQAVLAAEREQAGR
- a CDS encoding GNAT family N-acetyltransferase, with amino-acid sequence MSETVEITHHTDGNGGEYRAIVPGSEYFGRMTWRKAGDARLVDHTIVPPEIGGRGIAAQLVEALIADAREQGFRIIPQCSYVAAAFRRHPEWADLLA